One stretch of Brachyhypopomus gauderio isolate BG-103 unplaced genomic scaffold, BGAUD_0.2 sc57, whole genome shotgun sequence DNA includes these proteins:
- the LOC143488939 gene encoding uncharacterized protein LOC143488939 — protein sequence MAALSVKLLVVLLLALVSVRSWSEDTGSLSEDEVKGAAKLGNTDTAAEEAAGHEEGGEEDLVENERLEDENGEEDEDDDAKQNVEEEEAPADEAGEEDGEDDENGVEEESVEENVAEVEKEDEAAQEDQMEEEVADVGGEEESAEEEQGEEDEVTSEEATDEEDVEEDSEKGGADEDETGDPEDEREEDDEIEADGEGVAEGAVDEVEEDGEKELPGSGVADYQTGSLCSLCSVCEHCDSCDKCPCETGDSAPHCQHCQQCTYCTICPVFCETVCEPGGLVDVVSGTFYQTVASYL from the exons ATGGCGGCTCTGAGCGTCAAGCTGTTGGTGGTACTACTGCTCGCTCTGGTGAGCGTGAGGTCATGGAGCGAGGACACGGGGTCACTGAGCGAGGACGAGGTCAAGGGAGCGGCCAAGCTGGGAAACACGGACACAGCGGCAGAAGAGGCGGCCGGCCATGAGGAAGGCGGAGAGGAAGACTTAGTTGAAAACGAAAGGTTGGAAGACGAGAATGGcgaggaggatgaggatgatgatgccAAGCAGAATGTTGAAGAAGAGGAGGCTCCTGCTGATGAGGCAGGTGAAGAAGATGGTGAGGATGACGAGAATGGGGTTGAGGAAGAATCTGTAGAAGAAAACGTGGCTGAAGTCGAGAAAGAGGATGAGGCAGCTCAGGAGGatcagatggaggaggaggtggcagatgtgggaggagaggaggagtcagCTGAGGAAGAGCAGGGAGAGGAAGACGAAGTTACCAGTGAGGAAGCTACCGATGAAGAGGACGTAGAGGAAGATTCTGAGAAGGGAGGAGCTGATGAGGATGAGACTGGTGATCCTGAAGACGAACGAGAAGAGGATGATGAAATAGAAGCCGACGGAGAAGGAGTTGCAG AGGGCGCTGTTGATGAGGTagaggaagatggagagaaggagctTCCAGGTTCAGGAGTTGCAGATTATCAGACCGGCTCCCTGTGTAGTCTCTGCTCCGTCTGCGAG caCTGTGATAGCTGTGACAAGTGCCCATGTGAGACAGGGGACTCAGCCCCACATTGCCAGCACTGCCAA CAATGCACCTACTGCACTATCTGTCCTGTGTTCTGCGAGACGGTCTGTGAGCCAG GTGGCCTTGTGGATGTTGTATCAGGAACCTTTTATCA AACTGTTGCCTCGTATCTATAA
- the LOC143488885 gene encoding transient receptor potential cation channel subfamily M member 4-like translates to MSQTEPKWFSEEIKKRVCTTFVEDSFSNGRLCQCGMPRDHHASASLCDYFSSAIVSHWDSTQHSAEVPTDAFGEVEFAGASKRQSHFLRLSSNTPPAIVYSILTERWGLPTPNLVLLVEGGVGRSKVKNWVREVLRQGLVKAAHSTGAWIVAGGLREGVGRCLGEAVRDHFTAAPPDSLAKVVTIGIAPWGLVTHRDQLINPEGSFPAVYYISNTSRDSFCLDNNYQAFLLVDNGTVGRTGGEASFRANLENYISHQRTGKKGSGSMDIPVLCMLVSGESYMLERLDLSLKNSIPWLVLAGSGGLADLLTDILENVQASGSEDEGNVMNKTDLRSRLAEKVMKHFPSEPDIDKLVEKTLSIYKRRGLVSIYHWEQEGPDDFDTVLLKALVRSSKQRLSGNASPSTEELKLALTWNRVDIARTDLFTEDVQWKNDDLEDFMTDALVNDKPQFVQLFAENGLNILDYLTYGRLERLYWCISDSCVAYTVLLRHLSDRQGMPNTGILRASTDALNPSSSLIKEFTLYEVSQLLEDLLGDVCERFFHGILGLHGMTSTRKMVKRLTRVLKEEIGYRNKKCPHPWAALFIWAVLQNRREMAIYFWEMTTESVLSALTGCKLLRELSKLERETETKQSMKELAKTFEKLAHDMLSKCYQSSESRSFVLLKKKSVMWGGATCLKMAMEADARHFFSHDGVQSLLSQIWWGDMDRSTEVWKLILTFFVPPLCYTSLISFREVEETEERNSDEVPQGKDIEWLYAETVFSFRDLKRMQEKSGDLSPIRPTTKGRLDWQSSTKRPFLVSRWRQFWYAPVTAFLGNVLMYFLFLLLFAYVLLLDFKPPPPTGPAPPELFLYFWVFTIACEEVRETLLIGSKTFRKRIRLYTQDVWHKFDVIAITLFLIGVSCRMFRITFTLGRAALCLDYMVFTLRLIHIFAIHKQLGPKIIIVGKMMKDVFFFLFFLGVWMMAYGVTNQALIYTYDSSADRILRRVLYRPYLHIFGQIPVEEIDSSYDWDAECTDNATLVDEGMEPCRNPHHNWLVVILLVVYLLVTNILLMNLLIAMFSYTFTKVQERSDTYWKFQRFNVIAEYHSRPCLAPPFIIISHIHLIIKRNIRKIPSEKIHHFAIELKEKINNRLLTWESIQKENFLSAEAKKQRGSDGERLKRMSIKVDGVLKQTAEIRDVDRRLRALESEMEFCCSTLAWMADALFQSGQLKATKSPPTRKGKLHFFHSICFGELFVCCKHIVETERSLHYLSPNSFTDNPSTLES, encoded by the exons CAATGGCCGTCTGTGTCAGTGCGGTATGCCACGGGACCACCATGCCTCAGCATCCCTGTGCGACTACTTCAGCTCCGCCATCGTCAGTCACTGGGACAGCACACAGCACTCTGCCGAGGTCCCCACCGACGCGTTCGGAGAGGTGGAGTTCGCCGGGGCAAGCAAGAGACAAAGCCAC TTCTTGCGTCTCTCCTCAAATACGCCGCCTGCAATCGTCTATTCCATCCTGACTGAGCGTTGGGGCTTGCCCACGCCAAACCTTGTGTTGTtggtagagggtggagtaggcaggtcaaaggtcaagaaCTGGGTGCGGGAAGTCCTGAGACAGGGATTGGTCAAAGCTGCCCATAGCACAG gagcATGGATCGTGGCAGGTGGTCTCCGGGAAGGTGTTGGCAGGTGTCTGGGGGAGGCGGTGAGGGACCACTTCACTGCTGCACCTCCCGACTCTCTGGCTAAAGTCGTGACCATTGGCATCGCTCCGTGGGGTCTGGTGACCCACCGGGACCAGCTGATAAACCCTGAG GGTAGTTTTCCTGCTGTTTACTATATTTCGAACACGTCACGGGACTCCTTCTGTCTGGATAACAACTACCAGGCATTTCTCCTGGTGGATAATGGGACTGTAGGCCGTACAGGTGGCGAGGCTAGTTTCAGGGCAAACCTGgagaactacatttcccaccaGCGCACAGGAAAAAAGG GTAGTGGAAGCATGGATATCCCTGTTCTCTGCATGCTGGTGTCAGGAGAGTCTTACATGCTTGAG AGACTAGACTTGTCCTTGAAGAACTCCATTCCTTGGTTGGTCTTGGCAGGGTCAGGAGGGTTGGCAGACCTGCTGACTGACATTCTGGAGAATGTACAAGCATCAGGGTCAGAGGACGAAGGGAACGTGATGAACAAAACGGACCTCAGATCGAGACTGGCAGAGAAAGTGATGAAACACTTCCCTTCTGAACCAGACATCGACAAGCTGGTAGAAAAG ACTCTGAGTATTTACAAGAGGAGAGGACTGGTTTCCATCTACCACTGGGAGCAGGAGGGCCCTGATGACTTTGATACTGTGCTGCTGAAGGCTCTAGTCAGGT CGAGCAAGCAGAGGTTGTCAGGCAATGCCAGCCCCAGCACTGAGGAACTGAAGTTGGCTCTCACATGGAACAGAGTGGACATTGCCAGGACTGATCTCTTTACAGAAGACGTCCAGTGGAAG AATGATGACTTGGAGGACTTCATGACTGATGCTCTGGTGAATGATAAACCTCAATTTGTGCAACTCTTTGCTGAAAATGGCCTGAATATTCTGGACTACCTGACTTATGGTCGGCTGGAGAGGCTCTACTGGTGTATTTCAGACAGCTGCGTGGCCTACACTGTGCTACTGCGTCACTTGAGCGACCGCCAGGGTATGCCCAATACTGGGATCCTCCGTGCCTCTACTGACGCACTAAACCCCTCCTCCAGTCTAATCAAAGAGTTTACCCTTTATGAG GTGTCTCAACTCCTGGAGGACCTGCTGGGGGATGTGTGTGAGCGGTTCTTTCATGGAATCCTGGGTCTGCATGGTATGACCTCTACAAGGAAAATGGTGAAG AGGTTGACTAGGGTGTTGAAGGAAGAGATAGGCTATCGAAATAAAAAGTGCCCTCACCCATGGGCCGCTCTGTTCATCTGGGCTGTGCTGCAGAACCGCAGAGAGATGGCCATCTACTTCTGGGAAATG ACAACTGAATCAGTGCTCAGTGCCCTTACTGGCTGTAAGCTGCTGAGGGAACTCTCCAAACTGGAGAGAGAAACCGAGACCAAACAGTCCATGAAGGAACTGGCCAAGACATTTGAGAAGCTGGCCCATG ACATGCTCAGCAAGTGTTACCAGAGCAGCGAGAGTCGCTCGTTCGTGCTCCTGAAGAAGAAGTCGGTCATGTGGGGAGGGGCCACATGTCTGAAGATGGCCATGGAGGCCGATGCCCGACACTTCTTCAGCCATGATGGAGTCCAG agcctGCTGTCTCAGATTTGGTGGGGTGACATGGACAGGAGCACGGAGGTGTGGAAGCTCATCCTCACTTTCTTCGTCCCTCCACTGTGCTACACCAGTCTCATTTCCTTTAG agaggtggaggagacggAGGAGAGGAATTCTGATGAGGTCCCACAGGGGAAGGACATTGAATGGCTCTATGCAGAAACCGTGTTCTCATTCAGAGACCTGAAGCGCAT GCAGGAAAAATCAGGGGACTTGAGCCCCATCAGACCTACAACAAAAG gCCGTCTAGACTGGCAGTCCTCTACAAAGAGGCCATTTTTGGTGTCACGCTGGAGGCAGTTCTGGTACGCCCCCGTCACCGCTTTTCTGGGAAATGTGCTCATGTACTTCCTGTTCCTGCTCCTCTTCGCCTATGTCTTGCTGTTGGACTTCAAGCCACCACCCcccacaggccccgccccccctgAGCTGTTCCTGTACTTCTGGGTGTTTACCATCGCATGTGAGGAGGTTCGAGAG ACGTTACTTATTGGAAGCAAGACTTTCCGAAAGAGGATCCGGCTGTATACTCAGGATGTGTGGCACAAATTTGATGTCATCGCCATTACCCTCTTTCTCATCGGTGTGAGCTGCAG GATGTTCAGGATAACTTTTACATTAGGGCGTGCCGCCCTGTGTCTGGACTATATGGTTTTTACACTTAGACTTATCCACATCTTCGCCATTCACAAGCAGCTCGGGCCCAAAATTATTATTGTGGGCAAAATG ATGAAAGATGTGTTCTTCTTCCTGTTTTTCCTGGGGGTGTGGATGATGGCCTATGGAGTAACCAATCAGGCTCTGATCTACACTTACGACTCCAGTGCTGATAGGATTCTGCGTCGGGTGCTCTACCGGCCGTATCTGCATATATTTGGACAGATTCCAGTGGAGGAAATAGACT cGTCTTATGATTGGGATGCTGAGTGCACAGACAATGCCACACTTGTTGATGAAGGTATGGAGCCATGCAGGAATCCCCATCATAACTGGCTGGTGGTCATTTTACTGGTTGTCTACCTCCTAGTCACCAACATCCTACTCATGAACCTACTCATTGCCATGTTTAG CTACACATTCACCAAAGTACAGGAGCGGAGCGACACATACTGGAAGTTCCAGCGCTTCAACGTGATCGCGGAGTACCACTCTCGGCCGTGCCTAGCGCCTCCCTTTATCATCATCTCCCACATCCACCTCATCATCAAGAGAAACATTCGCAAGATCCCTTCAGAGAAGATTCACCACTTTG CTATAGAACTGAAGGAAAAGATTAACAACAGGCTCTTGACATGGGAGAGCATTCAGAAAGAGAATTTCTTGTCTGCTGAGGCCAAGAAGCAAAGAGGGAGTGATGGTGAGAGGCTGAAACGCATGTCCATCAA agTGGATGGCGTTCTCAAACAGACTGCTGAAATAAGGGATGTTGATCGTAGATTACGAGCACTTGAGTCTGAG ATGGAGTTCTGTTGCTCCACCCTTGCGTGGATGGCTGATGCGCTCTTTCAGAGCGGACAGCTGAAGGCCACCAAGTCTCCACCCACACGCAAAGGCAAACTTCACTTTTTCCATTCAATTTGCTTTGGTGAATTATTTGTCTGTTGCAAACACATTGTAGAGACAGAAAGGTCCTTACATTATCTTTCCCCCAACTCTTTTACAGATAACCCCTCCACCCTGGAGAGCTGA